ACGGCGGGAGCGTCGTCATCGTGAAGGGCACGACCGAGCACCTTGACGAGGCCGTGCAGTTCGCCGCCTCCTACTCCAACGCCTGGAAGGTCGGGCACTTCACGGCGGACGTCTATGCCGCCCGGCCCGACCAGGTGAGCAAGACGGCCGAATCCGGCGAGTATGTGGCGAGAGGCGCCTTCATCGTCCGCGGCGAGCGGCAGTATTTCAGGAACGTGCCGCTCGGGGTGGCGATCGGTCTTGCGACAGCACCCGAGGTCGCCGTCATCGGCGGTCCCCCCGGTGCCGTCACCGGGCGTACGAAAGTGTGGGTGGAACTCCGTCCCGGCCAGTTCGAACCGAACGACACCGCAAGGAAGGTAGTCCGGGCACTCAGGGAGAAACTCTCGGAGGACGAGTGGAAAGGGCTCAAAAACGCCTTGAACACCGAAGCGGTCGCCGCTTTCGTCCCGCCGGGAGGCTCCGATATCGTGGAATCATGAAGGCCGAAGTCCGGGAGATGAAGAGGCAGTTCGGCGAGATACGTCTCTTCCCGGAGACGCTCGACGACCTCTGGCACCTCTCCCACCTGGTCGGGCCGGGGGATCTCGTCTTTGCGACGACCTTCCGGAGCGTGGAGGCGGCGACCGACAAACTCCGGCCGGAGAAGGTCGAGAAGCGGCCGGTGCGGCTCGGGATCCGGGTCGAGAAGGTGGAGTTCCACCAGCATACGAGTCGTCTCCGGATCGCCGGCGTCATCGAGAGCGGGGTGGATGTCTCCGCACACCACACCTTGAATGTCGATGCCGGGTTCGAGATCTCGGTCGTCAAACGCTGGCGTGCCGTCGACTGCGAACGGATCCGGCGGGCGGTCGACGCCTCTGAGTACGGCGTGGTTCACGTCGTGAGCGTCGAGGAAGGAGAGGCGCAGGTCTACCGGCTGCGCCAGTTCGGCCCGGAGTGGGTGACGACCGTCACGATCGGGAGCAGCAAGGGTGCCGAGACCGGTACCCGGTCGGCGCTCTTCGAGAAGACGCTTGAGACGGTCGCCGCGGTCACCGGCCCTCTCGTCGTCGCGGGCCCGGGGTTCGTGAAGGACGAGTTCGCGGAGTACGTGAAGGCCCGCGCTCCCGATCTCGCCGGGAGGATGGTCGCCGTCGAGACCCGGCGCATCGGGCGGGGCGCCGTGCAGGAGGTGATCGGGCAGGGGATCCTTGACCGGCTGCTCGGCGACCTGCATCTTGCACGGGAGGTCGCGCTGATGGACGAGGTTCTGCTCCGGATCGCGACCGAGGGCGCCGTCGTCTACGGCATCGACGAAGTCCAAAAAGCGGTTGCCTACGGGGCGGCGGAGACGGTGCTGGTCGCCGACACCCTGCTCCGGGACAATGAGGCTACGGGCGTCATCGAGAAGGCCGAGCGCGTCAACGCCACGATCGTGGTGCTGAGCACCGAGTTCGAGCCCGGGGAGCGTCTTGACGCAATCGGCGGCGCCGCGGCGCTTCTGCGGTATAAGATCGAGTGAGGCCTGAAGGATTTTCATTCCGGGAGTTTGAGCACCGTTAGTGCGATTTACGTGACAGAACGGTCTCAATCAAGGACAAAGCCCCGTACAGTGGACTGCGGGGATATCGCCACGCGGGGGAGGCGGCTCGCGGGGAGGGGGGATGCTCCCCCCTCCCCTGTTTCTACCCTGTAAGGCTATACCTGCAACCCCCACCCCGCCCGGCCTCCGGCCTCCTCCTCCGCACCTTCGGTGCTCAAACTCCTGCCGTCCGCTACGCTCCCGGCAGTCGTTCCCCGCCCCAAGGGGCGGGGGCAGTGCGTGGCGATATCCGGTGGAAAGCCGTGTCCGGGGATGCGCGACAGCATGAGCATAGAAGCCCCTCGATATTCGAGAATCGAGCAGATACTGCGCGATATTTGAGTGTGACCAAGTCTGAGACCTCCAAAAGCCGGGACGCCCCCTGCACACCCTCACCTCTCCTGATATATCTCCCGCGAGAAGAACAATCACAGATGACCCCGCTCCGCCGCCCCTCCTGCCCCGCCGGGCGGGAGGTACCTATCTTTTATTACCGGAGAACGCCCTATTATGTAGTAATTCCGTCAATCCCGGGAAGCGGCCAGAAGTCGGTTTGCTCCCGTCGGGCTGTCGCCCCGAAGGGGCTTCCCTTTCAGGAATGGCGCAACACTGGTGTCACGATGAGCGAGAATGCGGTAGCAGCAGAGTCTGAAAAGACACGGCCACGGACGCGTGCCGAGAAGCAGGCCGAGCACAGAAATCGGATAACACGGACGCTTGTAGCCTGCTTCATGGGCATCCTGGCCGGGGGACTCTCGTTCTACCTCTCCGGCACGCCCGACCCGGCGAGCGGTCTTCAGGAAAACGCCATCATCGGCATCCTTCTTCTCATGGCGGGCGTCGTCTTCCAGAAACACATCTTCATGCTCATCCGGATCGACCACATGGCCCTGACCGGAAAGGACTGGTTCTACCAGAGTTTCATGACGTTCGCGCTCTGGTTCATGACCTGGACAATCCTTCTGACTACCACCGTTCTGTGATCACCCATGCGTATTGCTGTTGTACACCGTGATCGGTGTCACCCTGTCAAGTGCGGCACCGAGTGCATCCTCTACTGCCCTCGTGTCCGAACCGGCGACGAAACCGTCGTCATCGGCGAAGACCAGAAGGCTGTCATATCCGAAGAACTCTGTGTCGGGTGCGGTATCTGCGTGAAGAAGTGCCCCTTTCAGGCGCTCGACATCGTCAATCTCCCCGAACAACTCGACCAGCCGACCCACCGCTATGGCCAGAACGGCTTCGTCCTCTACGGCCTCCCGATCCCCGTCGAGGGGAAGGTCACGGGCATCCTCGGCCCGAACGGCATCGGGAAGAGCACGTCGGTGAAGATCCTCTCGGGGACGCTCGTCCCGAACCTGGGGAGAACCGATGCCGAGATCTCCTGGAAAGAAGTCCTCGACCTCTACCAGGGAACCGAACTCTTCGACTACCTCCAGTTGCTCTCGCAGAAGAACGTGAAGGTCGCGGTAAAACCGCAGTATATCGACCAGATCCCGAAGGTCTTCTCCGGTTCGGTGCGCGACCTTCTTGGAACGACGGACGAGCGCGGCAAACTCGACTACTACATCGACCGGCTGTCGCTCAAGGCGGTCGTCGACCGGCCGATCACGACCCTCTCCGGCGGTGAACTCCAGCGGGTGGCGCTCGCCGCCTGCCTTGCGCGTGACGCCGACTTCTACTTCCTCGACGAGATCACGCCCTACCTCGACGTCTACCAGCGGATGGCCGTCGCGAACCTGATCCGGGAACTCGCCCTGGAGCGGCCGGTCGTGATCGTCGAGCACGACCTTGCCATCCTCGACATGCTCGCCGATACCGTGCATATCGCCTATGGAGAACCGGCGGTCTTCGGCGTCATCACCTACCCGAAAGGCGTCCGGGTGGGGATCAACCAGTACCTGGAAGGCTTCCTCCCGGAGGAGAACGTCAGGTTCAGGACGTATGCGGTGACGTTCGATACCCGTGCGCATGCTTCCGACGTGAACCGGGAGGTGCTGCTTGAGTTCCCGGCGATGACGAAAGCGTTCGAGCAGTTCTCGCTCACCGTCGACGGCGGGGAGATCCGGAGCGGCGAGGTTCTCGGGGTGCTCGGGGCGAACGGTATCGGGAAGAGCACGTTCGCCCAGCTCCTCGCCGGGGTGCTCGAGCCTGATACGGGGGCGATGGATACCCGGGTGCGGATCTCCTACAAGCCCCAGTACCTCAAAGGCGACACGGAGGCGACCGTCGAGGAGGTTCTCCGGCAGACGACGACGAAGTTCGACACGTCGTACTACCAGCACGAGATCTTAGAGCCGCTCTC
The genomic region above belongs to Methanoculleus horonobensis and contains:
- a CDS encoding EMC6-like membrane protein; translation: MSENAVAAESEKTRPRTRAEKQAEHRNRITRTLVACFMGILAGGLSFYLSGTPDPASGLQENAIIGILLLMAGVVFQKHIFMLIRIDHMALTGKDWFYQSFMTFALWFMTWTILLTTTVL
- a CDS encoding ribosome biogenesis/translation initiation ATPase RLI, yielding MRIAVVHRDRCHPVKCGTECILYCPRVRTGDETVVIGEDQKAVISEELCVGCGICVKKCPFQALDIVNLPEQLDQPTHRYGQNGFVLYGLPIPVEGKVTGILGPNGIGKSTSVKILSGTLVPNLGRTDAEISWKEVLDLYQGTELFDYLQLLSQKNVKVAVKPQYIDQIPKVFSGSVRDLLGTTDERGKLDYYIDRLSLKAVVDRPITTLSGGELQRVALAACLARDADFYFLDEITPYLDVYQRMAVANLIRELALERPVVIVEHDLAILDMLADTVHIAYGEPAVFGVITYPKGVRVGINQYLEGFLPEENVRFRTYAVTFDTRAHASDVNREVLLEFPAMTKAFEQFSLTVDGGEIRSGEVLGVLGANGIGKSTFAQLLAGVLEPDTGAMDTRVRISYKPQYLKGDTEATVEEVLRQTTTKFDTSYYQHEILEPLSLAQFLQAPINTLSGGELQRVAIAVCLSRDADLYILDEPSAHLDVEQRVKISRMIRKHAEGREASTLVIDHDIYVIDMISDRILVFEGEPGISGKAAGPFDMAPGMNRFLEALGITFRRDKSGRPRINKPGSFLDREQIAAGEYYYTEISK
- a CDS encoding mRNA surveillance protein pelota yields the protein MKAEVREMKRQFGEIRLFPETLDDLWHLSHLVGPGDLVFATTFRSVEAATDKLRPEKVEKRPVRLGIRVEKVEFHQHTSRLRIAGVIESGVDVSAHHTLNVDAGFEISVVKRWRAVDCERIRRAVDASEYGVVHVVSVEEGEAQVYRLRQFGPEWVTTVTIGSSKGAETGTRSALFEKTLETVAAVTGPLVVAGPGFVKDEFAEYVKARAPDLAGRMVAVETRRIGRGAVQEVIGQGILDRLLGDLHLAREVALMDEVLLRIATEGAVVYGIDEVQKAVAYGAAETVLVADTLLRDNEATGVIEKAERVNATIVVLSTEFEPGERLDAIGGAAALLRYKIE